The genomic segment GGGGAAGGGCCACTTCGGCGCCGGCTGTGACTCCACGGCCACCTCCACCGCAATTGTGGCGGGAACAGCAGCAGCCGCCGCCGTCGCCgcgtctttctccttcccttccctccgcGCGCtcttcccctcttcctcctcttcctcctcctcctcctcctcctccccttcgtccttcTTCTGCTCCGACCCGCCggccaggatgatgatgatgtcccTCAACAGCAAGCAGCCCTTCGGCATGGGCAGCGGGGGCCTCCACGAAGGCAAATACTCGGCCCTCCACTCCGCCTCGCCTTGcacctccgccgccgccgcgccCTCGGCCAGTTCGCCCAGCATCACCAGCGCCGGCGGGGGACGGGGCAGCGcccccagcagcagcagcggcagcacCAGTAGCACCAGCAGCACCAGCAGCTCCTCCGCCAGCAACGGCGGCGGCTCCGAGGCCATGCGCCGCGCCTGCCTGCCCACCCCGCCGGTAGGTCGCCCACTCGCCCGCCCGTCTTCCCCGTGTTTATTCCATCGCCAAGCAGCAAATCCGGCCCAAAACAACCCACCccgcggtgagttttccgggctgtattctctcctgacgctttgcccacatccatgccaagcattgtgaggtctgttggaagctagtcaACAAggctttatatatctatggaaagtccagggtgggaaaaggaactcttgcctgttggaggcaagtgcgaatgttgcaattaaccactttgattagcattgagaagccttgcagctttaaagcctggctgattcctgactggaagaatcctttgttggtaggtattagctggccttccaaccaaggattcccccaggcatcaAAACATCCCGtgagcaatatccttgcagacggccaattccctaaCGCCAGAAgcctagcagtttctcaagtcgctcctgacacgaaaaaatgaaaaagctggccctgattgtttcctgtctggaattcccctgttttctgagtgttctttattttatatcctgggtttagagtttttttttaatactggtagccagattttgttcattttcatggtttcctcctctctgttgaaattgtccacatgcttgtggatttcaatggcttctctgtgtatccTGATATGGTggctgtcagagtggtccagcatttctgtgttcttaaataatatgcggtgtccaggttggtttatcaagtgctctgctatggctgacttctcttgttgagttagtctgccgtgcctttcatgttccctgaTTCGTGTTTGATGGtcactatgtagacttgtccacagctgcatggtatacgatagactcctgcaaaggtgaaaggatccctcttgtcctttgctgcatgtagcatttgttgggtttttttgtgggtctttagatagtttgtaggttgcgtTTCTTCTTCAGCTTCCATATGCCATAGCAGAgctcttgatgaaccaacctggatagtatattatttgagagcacataAATCCTGGATTACTCTAAtcaccactatgtcagactaaacagagaagccactgaaatccacaagcatgtagacaatttcaacagaaagaagtaaACCATGAACAAGATCTGGCTACCTgtagtaaaaaaaatcttaacgtcatgataaaaaagtaaataaaaaacaacactcagaaaagagggatttacagacatgaatcagtcagagctagctaacatctcccaacaaaggattccctcaggcaggaagaagacaggctttgaagctgcaaggccattcagtgctaatcaaggtggccaactgcaacattcacacttgcctcaggaagacgagagttctttcttccaccctggaccttccacaaatatatagaccccacttgtctagtttccaacagacctctcaacctctgaggatgcctgtgcttctggaacatggccatacagcccggaaaactcccagcaacccaaccCCGCAGAGGCTTCCAGGGGGCACCCGTGCATTTTGATGACCTGGGGGCGGAGGGTGGAAGAGAGCAGGGGGGCAGAGGAGAGAGAGCTGCCCTCTACCTGCCCGGCTGCCAGGTTGCCCCGTCGCCTCTCCTGGTTGCCAACCCCTTTTCCTCCttgtttcctcctctctctctgctctccttcccttcctctccattGATAgcacccctcctctcctttcttcttcttcctgtcctcttATCACCTTCATTCTCTTTATCTCCTCCATTGCCAGCACCTTTCCTCCCAacttctcctttcctctctttcccccctctttctacctcctttccttcttcattTTTATATCTCCTCCATTGCTGGCACCCTTATTCCTCAGTTCTCCCTTCCGTTCTTTctttcctgttcctcatcttctctcttttttctccagctttccctcttttccttctctttccaaaACTCCTCCTACCTTCCCGCTCTTTCCTTCTCATCCCCTCATTCTCTCCTACCTTTTCTCTCacactctttcctcctcctcctccttttccattCTTTCACACATCCTCTCTTCTccccccttccccctcctcctctcctcttcttccctctccttcCGCTTCACTTCTTTCTCACCTTCTCtattattttccctttcttcatTTACCTTCCCTTTTCCCTATTCATTTATTCCGttgtcccttcttttcttcttccgccctacttctttccttttcctgtttcctccccacttcctttcatatatttttgcAACTCCTgtctgctccttccttccttttttcctatctaccctttcccttcccttttccctaCTTTCGCCTCCTTCTTCTGCACTTCActgccttttcccttccttccttccttccttccttccttccttccttccttccttccttccttccttccttccttccttccttcaagttattattataataagttgttattattattccttcccccttctttcccACGCTTTCTGTCCTTTCTCCTGCACTTCATCATCTTCTTTggttccttctcccttcccttcctccctactctttctctccttttccttccccaTTGCTTCACTgtcctccttctttccctttttcttatttttctctcttctacTGCAATTCACTGCTTTCcttatttctcccttcccttcttctttgcctttccctttcctcctcctttcctgccttccttctaccttcttttttccctgtttgtctctcttctccttccttccattcttctcccttccttcctaatttctcccttcccttcttccttgttttgtctctccctttccttttacTTCACTGCCTCCCTTCCCTCTTGCTTCCCTATTTTATCTCTCCTCCTGcaattcccttccttccttcttctccattTATCTCTCTCTTCTTGCAATTCCCTTCCTTCCCGCCTTCTTTCAATCTACTCTTGCTCTTCCTTCCTTCGTCCTTCCTTATTTATCTCTTTCCTCCTAcaattcctttccttcctctctactCTTGCTCTTCATACTtaattgccttccttccttcttccttccctgttTATCTCTCTCCTCCTGcagttcctttccttcccttcccttccttccttccttccttccttccttctgtttatCTCTCTCCTCCtgcaattccttccttccttccttctcttgctcTTCATACTTCATTGCCTTCCTTCCCTGTTTATCTCTCTCCTCCtgcaattccttccttccttctcccttctcttGCTCTTCCTTCCCGGGTACTTCACTGCCTGCCTTCCATCTCCCTTCCCTATCTATCTCTCTCCTCCTGGTTTCCATTCCTTTCTTCCCTACCCCTGCTCTCCCTTTTCCCCGCTCTCCACCGCCCTGTGCCCACTCGCCTCCTTTCCGCGGCCCCTTCCTGCTCCTGTCCCGGGTCTGCTTTCCCCGCATGGCCGGCGGGCGCCTTTCCCCCGGGCAGTGGTAGTGATGTGTGCCTTCTACTTGCGCTTGCAGAGCAACATCTTCGGCGGGCTGGACGAGAGCCTGCTGGCGCGGGCGGAGGCGCTGGCGGCGGTGGACATCGTGTCTCCGGGCAAGAACCAcccgcaccaccaccaccacccgcaCGCGCACCCGCACCCGCCGCCGCCCCACCACAGCCCCTTCAAGCCCGACGCCACCTACCACACCATGAACACCATCCCGTGCCCCTCGGccgccgcctcttcctcctcctcctcggcctcctcggcGGTGCCCATCTCGCACCCCTCggcccaccaccaccatcaccaccaccaccatcaccaccagcaGCAGCCGCACCAGGCGCTGGAGGGGGGCGAGCTGCTGGAGCACCTGACGCCGGGGCTGGCGCTGGGGGCCATGACGGGGCCCGACGGGTCGGTGGTCTCCACGGCGGGCCACGCGGGGCCGCCCCCTCCGCACATGACGGGCATGAACCCCATGCACCAGGCGGCGCTGAGCATGGCCCACGCGCACGGCTTGCCGGCCCACATGGGCTGCATGAGCGACGTGGACGCGGACCCGCGGGATCTGGAGGCCTTCGCCGAGCGCTTCAAGCAGCGGCGCATCAAGCTGGGCGTGACCCAGGCCGACGTGGGCTCGGCTCTGGCCAACCTCAAGATCCCCGGCGTGGGCTCCTTGAGCCAGAGCACCATCTGCCGCTTCGAGTCGCTCACGCTGTCGCACAACAACATGATCGCGCTCAAGCCCATCCTGCAGGCCTGGCTGGAGGAGGCCGAGAAGTCCCACCGGGAGAAGCTGACCAAGCCGGAGCTCTTCAACGGGGGCGAGAAGAAGCGGAAGCGCACCTCCATCGCCGCGCCGGAGAAGCGCTCCCTCGAGGCCTACTTCGCCATCCAGCCGCGGCCTTCCTCGGAGAAGATCGCCGCCATCGCCGAGAAGCTGGACCTCAAGAAGAACGTGGTCCGGGTCTGGTTCTGCAACCAG from the Anolis carolinensis isolate JA03-04 chromosome 5, rAnoCar3.1.pri, whole genome shotgun sequence genome contains:
- the pou4f2 gene encoding POU domain, class 4, transcription factor 2, with the protein product MMMMSLNSKQPFGMGSGGLHEGKYSALHSASPCTSAAAAPSASSPSITSAGGGRGSAPSSSSGSTSSTSSTSSSSASNGGGSEAMRRACLPTPPSNIFGGLDESLLARAEALAAVDIVSPGKNHPHHHHHPHAHPHPPPPHHSPFKPDATYHTMNTIPCPSAAASSSSSSASSAVPISHPSAHHHHHHHHHHHQQQPHQALEGGELLEHLTPGLALGAMTGPDGSVVSTAGHAGPPPPHMTGMNPMHQAALSMAHAHGLPAHMGCMSDVDADPRDLEAFAERFKQRRIKLGVTQADVGSALANLKIPGVGSLSQSTICRFESLTLSHNNMIALKPILQAWLEEAEKSHREKLTKPELFNGGEKKRKRTSIAAPEKRSLEAYFAIQPRPSSEKIAAIAEKLDLKKNVVRVWFCNQRQKQKRMKYSAGI